The sequence ATATAACAATTCTAGTTAGTCTAGGGACTTTAAACGTTGACTTGAtatgcaaaatatttaaagtaatttaacaatttaatAACATAAAACACGAAATTCTGAACTCAATATGCCAATAATTACTTGtctgttttatttatttcccaGTAATTGCAAGtgtttaattcattttaacaCCCAGCTTTTGGCTTTCTCCAATGTCATTTAGTTCACTGCACATTCGTGTAGTTGGAAATATCTCTGCATAAATCTGGTTTATGCATCTgaaaaatactttgatttaAATCATTCCAATGAACTGATGAATCAAAGTAAGCCAAGtgctttttaataaaaatctcaaTTACAATCATACCCCGGAAAGTAAATATCGTAATGGgttttttttgataaaatgCACTCACCTTAGTGGGCAGGACCTCGCTGCTCACGACCGCAGCCAGGGGATAAAGACCGAAGCTGACAAAGGCGAGCTGGATGGCCAGCAGGATGATGGGCAAATACCGATTCGCCCAGTTCCCCAGAAGCCAAAGATCTCCGTAACCCTTGAACAATGCCAGTGCGATGACTGCAGCCGCAGCAAAAAGCGACGAGAAGCAGAGGAGGAGCTGCAGGATTAGAGTTATTAAAAATTACACTTCATTAATTATAGAAAACGAAACATTTTTGGAAGATTTACTTATTCTTTAATTTAAGATGAACAAGAGGATTAAATCCAGTTAGTCAGCGAAAATATAACTGATAAACGGGGACTGTGTTCTAATTGTATTAAAGATAACTAAGCAGACTTTAAGATCATATAACAATGTTCAGTgaacatatatatatcatatattaAAAGCATTCttaaatcaaaaatacatatatcCTATTGTATCTTGATATTATGGGTATTATGAATTGTATAACCTTTCAGTTTGTAcctaatattttagaaatatatgtttttatatttgaaATGGCATTTCAAACAgcgttttaaaatatttttttatcgAGAGTCacaataaaaattgtaaatttctttcaaaataatttaacTACTtgaatatatgaaaaatatgtacttttaaaaaatcataTGTTACAAAATCATATGTTAACTATTTTTCATTAGAAAAACCTTCGTCTTTTATATTGAATATATTATTACTATTTGGgaatagtattttaaaatgCACTGAAAGATATTTTTACAATAATGCTAAAAATTATGAATCaaccttttttaaaaaagataaATTGGCTAGAATATTATAAATGGTACAAATTATATATGTACCTTCCTCACTTTTTAAAAGGAAATTTATGAACTCCTATTTAAGATCTAAGACCTGTCTTTCAGTGGATTTAATGGTTAAAACACTTACCTTTCTTGGCAGGTGCGGACCTACGAGGCGGGCTAGGAGCGCTCCTAGGCACTGGGCGCTGGCCAGGATCACGTAGTTGATTTCCGTGGAGTAGCCAGTGCGTCCGAGGAAATCGGCGGCATAGTTCAGCTCCACGAACACACCGCTCAGCTTGGCGCAGACGGTGAGTAGGAAACTGACGAAAGTCAGTCGGATTATGTACCCATGGGACATGGGCGCGGAGCCCACATTCTTGTCCATGCTCCTCAGCTCGGCCTGGAACTCGGCCAACTCACTCAGATATTCCGGCTTCTCACGGTCGTCGATGTCTCGGATGCCACGATACCAACGCAGGGATTTCTCCAGGCTGGCCACGTTATTCTTCCGCAGATAATAATGCGGACTCTCCTGGACGAAGGGGAACGTCATGGTGAACACAAAGGACACCGCACAGCCGACAATGTTCACCAGATCGTATGGCAAGTAGAAGCCCAGGATAAGACCCATCAGAATGCCCAGCGTTCGCCACAATTCAATGGTGAACGTTAGTCGAGCGGCTTTTTCCCGGGACTCGGCAATCTCATTAATGAAAATCGGCAGGACCACAAAGGCCGCGCCGGATGCCACGCCCGCAAAAAGACGGGAGGCGTAAATGTGCACTATATCGTAGCCAAAATGGATGCAGGCCCAGGCACTCTGgaattcaataaaaatatttatcacACTTTTTCCATGTTATTTCACATTTTCTACCTCCAATACGTATAATAAACACCCGGGAGATACAattgaaattatttctaaGGACCTAATTTTTTCCACTTTTTCACTTTCAAAAGGTTTttccaacagcatggcaattTGATAGCTCGAGGGAAAAAACTTCCAAAGAAAAACGTTCTTTGTCTGCTACTTTTCTGCAAGCTCTGTATTGATATTGACATACTGTTGACTATCTTTCGCATTTTTTGCCAATACAAGCATGAATTTTTCCTGCGAATATTAAACAGCAAAGGAAGAACTTACAATTTGCAGCAGTCCAGAGCAGAGCAGCACGGACTTGGGGCCAATTTTCAGGGCCAGGACTCCGGAGACCAGGGCTCCCACGGCGGCACTGAGGAAGAGATATCCGGTCAGCCAGGCAGTTCCCGCCGGATCGGTGGCCTCGTTTAATGGAGTCCTCTCCTCCGACTCATAAAGGCTCATGTGCGCCGGAGTGATGCCAAACATAAGACCGAAGTTGAAGCAGAGAATATTGCCTGCGAGGGAAAAGTAGTGGGTTTATTCattggaaaaaaatatattttactataagtattatatatgtatttattataACTTATAATAATACTATTTCACATTTCAAATGATACATGAGCATTTTTACAATGATGTTTAAAGTGATTTTTAAGGTCTTATATATATTGTACATATGATTATATGGCTTTATGTTATTTTATAATTGTATGTTTGAGtataacatttatttaaaaagataTTTCATTGACTCGATTATTATTGACCTTTTTTAGTTGATTGAAGACATTTTCGCAATGATTTTAATAAGTGATTTAATAAAAGAGTTAAGGTCTAAGATATAtttcaaagatattttattgattttaatattatttctcAATCTTTAATTGATAGAAAAGTTTACTTCCCAAATGCATTTTAAGTATTAGAAGAACATTTTCCCAATGATAATTTGAGTGACTTAGTGATTGAGCTATGACAATTAGTTGATTATTATATCATAGCAGGCTTATTAACCTTAATCCCTTTAATGTTGTAACAATTTGTGTTAAATTCCGATAATAATGCAGAGAAATGCTTACCTAATGCAGTGGCAATACTCTGGATGGCCGGACCACCCACTCGTTGCGGCAGGCACATCCTGATGGGATTCAACGAAAATAGCACCTTAATCCAAAATCCTCGGGCGCGTGCTGACCCAAAACGAAGAACCAGGGGGAAAGCACCTGCAATTCGCTGAACTGACTGCTGAACTGAGAATCATTAAGTGGATGCTGCGGGGTATTTATGGCCATGGGAACGGCGGCGATATCTTACCCCGTCCCGAGATAAGAACCCCAGTATGCGCCACCACTTGAACTCCAATCCACGGGGCCACAAACGACCGGAGACTGTGTCCGGACGTGTTTTCGTATAGTTGGCAGTTGAGATGGCCGCGATGAGCAATATGCAGGTATATATTTGCCCAACGTGAGCATACAGACCGATTTGGTGATAAGATCTGGGCACGTCTGCCTTGGCTACTAGTTGTGTTTATGGTGGAATCTAAGGGTGCCTCACAGAACGAGCGAATGAAAtgctttttaattaaatcgaAACGAACCAATTAAAAGCAATTGAACATTAATTGAGGGAAAAATGGTGCACTCAAAAGCTCAAGAGCTAAAGAGTCATTagggaaaattaaaaataaattaaaggaCAATTTAAATGCactttatttaatatatttaattggTACAATACAGAAAAATAGTTTGgcataataaatttaaactcGATAACAGGCTGCTTATCGATAGCAATGGCAGAGATCTCCTGAAACTAAGCTGTCTGCTATAACACCCCAGAGATGACATTCTCAGATGAAGATCTCCTATCGTATTTGCTTGAACCACTTGTAGACCACTATTATTTAAGattgttatttattaaagCTTTAATGGCTATAATCGTTTACAAACATGAgtttaaaagtatttaaaaataaaaaattgaagtAAAATTATAGATTTGACCAGTTATTTTCTACCTTGAAGTTTACAAAATACCATTAATGCTGTAAGCATGTCATTTACCCACATTATCGACTGATTAAAAGGAATAAATCGAAAGCCAAGCACGAAAACACCGTGCTAATTACAAAGTACCAAACTTAATCAACTGAAAGCTGTCATTAACACACGTTATAGACCCAGTGCATTAATGGTATGAATCAAATAATCAAGCATGCAAACACCAAACTAATTACACATATAGGTTTAATCACTGCCAAGGGTTTCCCAAACGAGATTGTTCTTAACTTGATTACGCCGGAAATGCGTTTACAAATGATTAAGGTAATAAGGTAAGAGGTAATCCTTTGGCGGTTTTGATTTGGCCCACAACTGCTACGAAAGATATAGTATATACCTTTTTTCCTTAAGATATAGACACTCTCCATTTTCGAAGGATGTGTTCAAAATAAGTATTTGCCTACATAATCCTTTTTAAAATACCCAGCTAGCACCATAGTGTAAACGGGGCCTAAGAACCTAGCGATAACAATCGATGAGAAACGATCGCAAGTACACACAATAGCTGACTGCTGGAAAACTTGCCCGGGCAACAGCTGATTTTTTGCCgcctgtttttgttttcatttaataaatttacaaGAAATTAATAGTATTTTAACTTGTTATATTTAAACCAAAATGACCGAGCAGCTATGGATTAAACAATTTGCTGCCTGTGAGGCCACAATTAAATCCACAGAAGCCTCGAATGCCCAAAAACAGAATGCCTGGCGAAGGCAACTACTTTTGCTATGCCAACAAACAAGGtaattacaaatattaaaaataatatacatatactttAATATGTTAATGAAAATCCTGATTGCAGAGACTCAACCCTCTTTGCTGTAACAAAAGAACATCAGGAAAAGCTGGAAAAACACGAAAGTACCGAGCAGACAATGGTGGAGCGCTTAAATCAATGCCAGGAAACAATAAAGAAAAGCCGCAGGACGAAATCAGAGATAAAACGAGAAGATTATATTTTCGAAATGCCACAGGATGTGGATTTTGATCCGAAATGCAGGACCTCGTACGAGAGTTGTGGGAAAACGGAGATGACCTTGAGTGCATTACAAGCCGCTTCCTTAAAAACCCCAGCCCAAGTTAAACCCAATCAAACAATGAATTTTCCGACTGCCTCTGGGAAGGATCCGGATAAGGGTATCAAAAAAGGACATCAGGTTCCACCGCAGGATGCATCCCAAAATGGCTTTGGCTTTCGTACTGCCCGGGAGCAACTAGTCCTGGACGAACTGAAGGTGGGTTCTCTCGAAGGAAATACCAATCTGTGTAATTTTCCATCCAAACAGAGATTTTCAGTGAGCTAAGTAACTTTAAACAGTTTGCATTAAGCTCGAAGAATTTCTGGGATGCCTGAGTTTGACTTGCACTTAGAGTCGGTTTTCTGGGAACCCAAATTTGACTTGCACTTGGAATTGATTTTCTGAGAAATGTCTGAATAATTGGCTTTCATATGTTTCCAAGTGAAACGATGTATTATTGAGCTAATTAAATCTATGAGCACCACATCTCTTCactgtacatacatatattacCGTCTTTATTCTAAATTCTCAGAAAAACAGGCAACATGCTGCTAATGAATCGACTGCATCTCCAACCGACATGATGAACTTTAGGAAGAAAACGCTGGGTGGAAAACGCACTGTTAGCTCGAAGTTTGTATCGCCCATGGGAAGTAATGAGAGCTCCACAAGCTCGTGAGTAGAAGTCTTATATTTCCTGAATTTGtcattcatttttaattttaatcgAATCCCCACGAGTGCAGCAACGCCAGCAGCAATCTACCACCCAACCTGGCCCATTTGGATCCCAAGATGGTGGAGCAAATTCTCGGAGAAAGCATGCACGATTTCAAACACGTCGGTGAGTTATTTCATACATGCATTCGAAACCGCCAGGGACATAATATGTTGCCCTTTCAGCATGGGAAGATATTGCGGGTCTGGAATCCGCCAAGTCCACATTCCTGGAAGCCATTATAATGCCGCTGCGTCGGCCAGATTTGTTCACGGGTGTGCGGTCTCCGCCTAGGGGGGTTCTCTTATTCGGCCCACCTGGCACTGGGAAAACACTTATCGCCAGGAGCATTGCATCTCAGGCCAAGGCCAAGTTCTTCAGCATCAATCCATCCTCCCTAACCTCCAAGTGGGTCGGCGAAGCAGAGAAGCTGGTTAAGACATTGTTCGCCGTGGCCGCTGCACATCAGCCTGCTGTACGTGGCCCAGCCATTTTTAGACTTGCTACTTAAATAACAATCTACAATATAATCTATAATTTCCTGCTAGTTAATGCACTGCCCATTTGTTTCAGATCATCTTCATAGACGAAGTCGATTCTCTGCTGTCAAAGCGTTCGGGGAACGAGAACGAGAGCACTCTGCGACTGAAGAACGAGTTTCTCATCCACCTGGATGGCGCTGCCAGTAATGAGGAGGTTAGGCTGCTGGTAATAGGAGCCACCAACCGGCCGCAGGAGTTGGACGAGGCGGTGCGTCGGCGATTTGTGCGCCGCTTGTATGTGCCGCTGCCCACGAAGGAGGCGCGCCAGAAAATCATAGAAAAGATACTGCGACAGGTGAAGCACAGCCTGGATGCTACGGAAATTAATGAGCTGGCCGAGCTCACCGATGGCTACTCAGGAGCGGATGTGGACTCGCTGTGCCGCTACGCTTCTATGGCTCCTCTTCGCCTGCTGACACCCGATCAAATGGAGGTCATCGAAACGCATCAGGTATGGTTATTTATCCTCAGAGGACTAACAATTACTGAGTTCTAGGGTTGCAAGGTAAAAGTCCTTTAATTACTCtgaaaaatgatttatttcAGACAGCGAATTCTCATAAATTATCCTCTTGTTTCCTTTCAGTTGCCCGCCGTTACCATAATTGATTTTAAACAGGCTTTAAGGGATATCTCGAAAAGCGTTTCTGCCGATGACTGCAAGCAATTTGAGGCCTGGAATGACATTTATGGCGTCCGACATTAAAAACATACAGGAATTTTATAACttcatttttattaatactTTGAAGTAACGCATGAACGCTAAATGAAGTCTAACAATTAGatatgaaataaaattaatttttatatatacttcatacatatacatatgtcGAAATCTCACAGCACATCAAAACTACGTTCGTATACAGCAGACTGCAAAGTCCTTTTAATTACATTAATTACCTTACAATAAATTACATATCAAGCGAAAAACTAATGGATGTAGATATCCTAAACATTAGATCTTACTGACTACTAACTAAAGTTGTACTTAATTGAAAACTTTGTTCCGGCACATTTTGAACTCTGCATTGTGCACACACAGACGGAGATATTTGTACAGCATGAATAGTTGAATACCATAGTAGACTTGTAACAATTATCGAATTTAAACCTTAAAGACAGTACTGCACATTTAACTATTAACGATTGAGGACGTTTAGAACTACAGTACACCTAAAACGATATATACAATAGTTTATTCCCTATTCTCGCTAATCGGCGGAAAGACGTAGTCATCACTCAGACTGTTGATGTCCACGTAGGTGGTCTTTGGACTGAGGACCCTGTACAGGGCGTCGAAGGTGGGCCGTTCCTCGGGATCCTCCAGCCAGCACTGCAGCATGATGGTGTACACCTGCGGGGTGCAGATCTCCGGCCGCTGCAGGCGGTTTCCCGCCATCAGGAATGGGATCAGCTCGCTGTTGCTGATCGTGGGATATGGCGAGGCCCCCAAGGTCCCAATCTCCCAGAGCACTACGCCATAGGCCCAGATATCGCTCTTGCTGGAGTAGACATTGTCGCGAATGGCTTCGATGGACAGCCAGCGAAGAGGGAGCTACAATGGAGGGTAtggaataataaatattatgtcACTAAAATTACCTGTTAGTCAAGGAATAACATTAGTTTTAGTAAACTACTTTATattcaataataataatattaataatatcaTCTTTAGTATTGTAATTACCTTTCGCGTCCTTGTGTTCGTATAAATTCCATGTCTGGAAAGACCAAAATCTGATATTTTCAGGGTCTTGTTGCTGTCAATCAATACATTTCGCGCAGCCAGgtcacttaaaaaaaaaaaagaaaaaactaaAACCCCTTTCACAGAGTGTCTATTAATATCCCCTACCGATGCGTTATTTCCTGTTCTTCCAGAAACCGCATTCCGTTGGCAATTTGCAGGGCGAAATTGTGCAGCTCCTTGTTGTCCAGTATGTACTCAAAGGCATCCTCATCCTCGACAATGGTGTAAGTGGCTGCAAATTAGTAATCGCTTGTTAGTTCCCCCCTAATTGGACTTTCGAAATGGCTTACTTTCGGCAAAGGAGGGCGGTGGCTGCCGAGGACCGTTCATGCTGGCACTGGAATCGTCCTGGACCTGGACCAATTCAATGGTCTGGCTGGATGCCTTCAATTCAATGTAGTTTACGCTCTGCGACTTGGGCGAGGAAGTGCCGTTGGTCCTGCTCGAAATGGGTCTGCAGGTGGTGTAGTTGGCATTACGATTCTTCAGCTTGCCCGCCTCCTGGCGCACCGTTCGCAAGTAGCTCAGCTGTAGAATAATGTAAGTTAAATTTTAGCATATTTAATGATTTAATATACTACCTAtaagaacaaatatttataactttaaagacaCAATTAATTACCAAATTCCCCTTTCCCACGTACTCCATGATCATCAGGTAGGGCGGCTTGATGGTGCAGCATCCCAGAAAGCAGACGACATTGTGGTGCGTGCCCACACCCTTGAGCATCTCGATCTCGGCCAGGAACTCCGCCACCTCATCCGCCTTGGGATTGGCTGAAAAGGGAATATCCAGCTGGCTTTTGGATTCTTTTGAGCTACGAGTATAAACTCACGTTTCAGCTGCTTCACTGCCACAATGGTGGTGCCCCTCATCCGGCGCAAGTTAACCGCAGTGGCCTCGTGCACTTCACCAAAGGCTCCCTCGCCCAACATCCGGCCAATTTGGATGGCCGAGTGGGGGACCTCAAAGATGTCTGCCAATCCCAGGACCTGTGACTTCTGCAGAGAAACAGATAATTTTCGGATTTTAGGATTGAGAGCTTATTTTCCCTTGTcatgttttaatttaaatgtgcAATCATTTCCTTTGAAGAACAATATGCTACATGGCTTTTAAttggaaaacaaaaatgaCAATCAGCAATCGGCTATAATTATTTTCCTTTATtaagtttaaatttaaa is a genomic window of Drosophila suzukii chromosome 2L, CBGP_Dsuzu_IsoJpt1.0, whole genome shotgun sequence containing:
- the LOC108019614 gene encoding facilitated trehalose transporter Tret1, with product MCLPQRVGGPAIQSIATALGNILCFNFGLMFGITPAHMSLYESEERTPLNEATDPAGTAWLTGYLFLSAAVGALVSGVLALKIGPKSVLLCSGLLQISAWACIHFGYDIVHIYASRLFAGVASGAAFVVLPIFINEIAESREKAARLTFTIELWRTLGILMGLILGFYLPYDLVNIVGCAVSFVFTMTFPFVQESPHYYLRKNNVASLEKSLRWYRGIRDIDDREKPEYLSELAEFQAELRSMDKNVGSAPMSHGYIIRLTFVSFLLTVCAKLSGVFVELNYAADFLGRTGYSTEINYVILASAQCLGALLARLVGPHLPRKLLLCFSSLFAAAAVIALALFKGYGDLWLLGNWANRYLPIILLAIQLAFVSFGLYPLAAVVSSEVLPTKLHDLLYSLASAVSWLLLFGMIEAFNAVKATVAPGLVLYLWVFAGASIFVGLISLPILPETRNRRPSAVQRDLGYVDDGGVAKGSAATNGHISTHI
- the Fign gene encoding fidgetin-like protein 1, which gives rise to MTEQLWIKQFAACEATIKSTEASNAQKQNAWRRQLLLLCQQTRDSTLFAVTKEHQEKLEKHESTEQTMVERLNQCQETIKKSRRTKSEIKREDYIFEMPQDVDFDPKCRTSYESCGKTEMTLSALQAASLKTPAQVKPNQTMNFPTASGKDPDKGIKKGHQVPPQDASQNGFGFRTAREQLVLDELKKNRQHAANESTASPTDMMNFRKKTLGGKRTVSSKFVSPMGSNESSTSSNASSNLPPNLAHLDPKMVEQILGESMHDFKHVAWEDIAGLESAKSTFLEAIIMPLRRPDLFTGVRSPPRGVLLFGPPGTGKTLIARSIASQAKAKFFSINPSSLTSKWVGEAEKLVKTLFAVAAAHQPAIIFIDEVDSLLSKRSGNENESTLRLKNEFLIHLDGAASNEEVRLLVIGATNRPQELDEAVRRRFVRRLYVPLPTKEARQKIIEKILRQVKHSLDATEINELAELTDGYSGADVDSLCRYASMAPLRLLTPDQMEVIETHQLPAVTIIDFKQALRDISKSVSADDCKQFEAWNDIYGVRH